The region AGGCTCAGAAGACCGAAGCCCAAAACAAACTTAACGAACAAGAAGCAAAATTCAGAAAACAGCTGGAAGACCAGGAAGCCAGCTTTGACAAAAAGATGGAATCCAAGACGAACCGCTCATGGGTTTATATTGTTGGAGGTGCATGTGCTCTTATTGGTTTTGTTACAGCAAAAGTACTGACAAACTAATCAAACATTCTGAGAAAGAACTGGACATCTGGACAAGgaacaatgaaataaaatgaaatcatgTATACAAAACAGTGTGTGAAATGTTTTTGCAATAATCAGCATATGCTTGTTGTTTTGACTCTTAGCTTGTTGTTTTGACTCTTAGCTTTTTGCTGTCATTCTCATTCCACTTTTTTGGAGTTCTTAAAAATTTAGACAAACTACACTGCATGCACTGCATTCAGCAAGTTGTACTCCTTTACTCAGACAATCACGTACAGCCTTGTCGACTTCCTGTGATGTGTTCACAACAGCACTAAATGTCGCTgcgtccttcccaagtgcaggaccaacagacagaaaaactcctttgtccctcagaccatcagactgtccaactcctcactcagggggaggaggagtaacaggaagacagaggacgggaaggagaggcaaaatacacagtaaaatcaccagtgtgaaATCAACACTGCCAGTGCACATATGGTCCCactgagtaggaccatatgtacactggcagtgttaatttaacactgtcagtgttagttttacactagtgaatttactgtgtagtagccagtaaaccattaTTGgttagtatgtctggtatttgtattgtgcatttgtatttatatttgcaaactgttttgtttttccacttttgatgctttgtgtgcttcttaccctgtttgctgttgtacaatgctgctggaaccttaatttccctgaggaagtttTCCCAAGGCAACAATAAAATTCCATCTAATTTAATGTAATCTAATTGTAACTAAGGTCTTCTCAGTGTTGTCAATTAAACTCAAGTCACAAGGAACACaatgacagcatgcctttcacagtaaaagtatttgctggaatGCAGGCATTAAACATTTTACTGTCAAATGGTGCGagcaattgcagggtgttcagatacttattttcgtcactgtactttgctctgacttgtcacttaataaaaacctgtcatacttcttttgtttgtaagtactttaactttaatattccaacatacGAGAGAAtagaaatagaaaaataaaaaaaatagaaaaatcattacatctcaacattttctgggactgagattcagattaaatatttatcacatctactttgctgtgacatacaaggtctgttagaaaagtatccgacattatttttttcaaaaaccatatggatttgaattgtgtgattacatcagacatgcttgaaccctcatgggcatgcgagagttttttcacgcctgtcggttacgtcattcgcctgtgggcagtctttgagtgaggagtggcccaccctctcgtcgatttttttttttcttcattgtttaggaatggctcagcgactgctgctttgtttgatcaaaattttttcaaaactgtaaggcacaactgagtggacaccattcgataaattcagctggtttcctGTAAAaactttaacagctgatgagagattttggtctggtagtgtcgccataaggacggctgACGgttatctgcgcttcgaggcggcagcatctcgccgtttcaagttgaaaacttccacatttcaggctctgttgacccagtaagtcgtcagagaacagagaactttcagaagaagtcagcatgaggagtttattcagacattccattgttaacggacattttgtaatgaaagaacgtgcgggcagagtcgcatgtcgggccggacccgaccgcggggggtcgcgacaggaaaaacacctctgttggaaacaacggacaagttggaacatgattggtgtaatcgcacgtccttcaaatccatatagttaaaaaaaaaagtgtcggtttcttatctaatagacctcgtatcacttcatgaaaaagttaatactgtcactctcctgtgtgggtggtaaaattttgcaattttatttcagaagatgtggcaacagacacagttcatctgtggtaatacagggaggtacttattgccttaatccaaattaaaaaataaaaaaagtcactaaaagacacaaaacataaataatgcatggcctgtggtcttatagtttttcaaaatgtggtgatggaaacaatgatcctgacatttactttgtcttctatttctgtaactgcagactgtatgaaaccaacatatttaattttttgtgagatcagctttatttttatttattttttgttaatatatatccattcctacatttgaggCCTGTAGCGTTTTCCAAGAAAAAAGGTTAGGACAGGgcattttattacctccgccaaggagtttgtttgtttgtctgtctgtcagcaggataactcaaaacgttttgaacggattttgattaaattctgtggagtggttggaaatgacaagaggaacaagtgattaaattttagtggtgatccggatcacgatccggatccaggaattttttaaagattcttcaccattgcgggatagggggaattttgacattctagtttctaactccacaaaaacaaggcagaaaggcttgaaaaaatgaAGGTgtgacatagtcaaatgttctatcaaacaacaaagtttggtgatgatcggatccggattccggatctggtgatccagaatatggaaaaatatagggaaaatagaaaatgtgtcagtgtgaggtgacaaatgaagctaaagatgcacaactaacaccaaattgtagctgaatttgtACTGATTAGATTAGACTGTACtgaagtaaggtgtcatcagatttgatgtagcttcaaatgttaaggagctagatccagaagaaaaccaccattactgaaaaattgtttttatacaataacttttgaactaataaagatatAAAAGTGATTCAaaattctagtggtatgttttcatggtcaaggatgtcaaatataaaggaaagaaggccatagggtcagtatgcaacacttaaaaaatagttctatttcagaatttactgttatttatttagagaagtgtttcataaatgttaaaaaattcatatatttgcagtttagttgaataataaattgaattttgtctcttgtttttgtctataagcacatgcaatatcaatatcagtgcccagatgacagtagcttctgggaaaggtgcaagatgCAATAAACTGATGcgaagcgctaaggatacatgctatccagtcacagcagatgaaacttttttttactactgcactgtaaaaaaaaaacaaaaaacaatagttGAGAATACATCAAATTTGCAGTACCCTAACCCTAGAagtactcagagagtgcaaacctccgccaaggccatagggtcactgaccctaaagagattccctccttggcacagtgatctattcaacaattcagtgttacaaccaaaactatgatacatacacttttctttcctgtatatttgacatccttgaccatgaaaacataccactagaatttggaatcacttttatgtctttattagttgaaaagttattgtataaaaatgatttttcagtaatggcggttttcttctggaactagctccataacatttgaagctacatcaaatctgatgacaccttactgaatcagtacagattcagctacaatttggtgttagttgtgcatctctagcttcatttgtcacctcacactgacacattttctattttccctatgtttttgtatattctggatcaccaggtcCGGAAACCGaagccgatcatcaccaaactttattgtttgataaaacatttgactatgttacaccttaatttttttcaagcctttctgccttgtttttgtggagttagaaactagaatgtcaaaattccccctatcccgcaatggtgaagaatcctttaaaaaatagtTCATCattggcacaacataaaagtcttagtgcagcctgttgcctgcaaatttgaagtattctcaactattttttttttttttttacagtgtgagcaaacatcattgttagacttttttaggttcaatgattccacggcgtgtagatgttatggcttcagtgaccccatggccttggcggaggtttgcactctctgaatgcTTCTAGTTTTtcatgcgttctttttgtgtttgtgatccttgaatttacccagcagcccctgtgctgcttaaagtgaaactggtttatcagaagccaacagtgtaatctaatgtggccgcgtccgaatcagtactaaaagctatcggttatctgtaataaagatacatttttttagcagtttatcggaatagcgtcataaaagataacttttcagttatcggattaatggttatcgaagctaacttttttgttagctgtgcccaccactggttagttGTAATTTCATTTTTAGTTGGTCTGCCGATGATTCATCGTCATGTTATTTTCCCAGTTCCTATTGAATGCAGCATGACATTTGAACCTTGTGCACGCTAATGCACTGTTATCTTCACGGTGTCTGATCACAGAAACAAAGCTCATTTATAATACAGTAACTACTGTAGATTTTAACACATTGTCTATGACTTCTCTGTTCCAAAGACACACTGATATTGTTCATATTAATTTTAATACAAGActggaaatgacaaatgttccCTTCAAGTAAATGTAGGCTAGTTTCTAGTTATGTTGACAAATTAACAGGCTGAAAAACAAGCTTGTTTGTAAACAGTAGATTCTAATGGTCGTCACTGGATAATATCAACCTGTTAACCAGTTACTGAGTTTATTCAATGGATTTCTTACCCAACTTTAGCTGTGCCCACTCTGTTCAAACTCTGTAATTTGtcaaaaatgttcaaaatgtgaGTACGATTCCAGGACATTATAAACATTATGTTATTTATCCATTTAGCAGCAGCTTCCATCTGCAGTACTTCCCTGGAGGAATCAAACCAGCAACCCTTTGGTCAGTGCCTTGTATCACCTGAGCTGCAGTGTTCCAGTCCAGAACCTTTTTGGTTGCAGTCGGTGTTTATGTGTCAGACAGACTCGTACTCTGTCTCCCAGGCGGTGTATCTGTCTATCAGGTTTCGGGCCGATGGTTTGGTGTGAGCGATCACCTCCAGGAAGTCGACAGTGGTCACGGGTTGCAACCGAATGGCGGACATGACGGCGTGTGCTGTGGAGGAGGAATCACACGACACAAGGCTGTTGTTAGAAATGATGTGGCTACAGCGCTCATTTCAATTGTTTCTGTGCACGGATTCCAACATTACGACACCACAAGCTGCAATACCCACATTGACCACTGGAGGCATAAAAGACTGATCCATTGCTcgtgctttatgatgtcataccATCACTATGTGACTCCAGAACATCAAAGATCTTGCGGACTGGCCTCATGGCGGCTTCCTTACACACAAGCCTGACATCAGAACCAGAGTAACCGTCCATCGCCTGAAACACAGAAATGTGCACGTCAGCCATTACGATCACCGCTCTGAAGTGTTTCTTCTGATGAATCCGGAAAGAGAGTTGCTGTAACAAACCTTCGCCAGGGTTTCGTAGTCCAGCTCTGTTTGTAGCTCCACCCCTCCTGTGGTACTATGAGATGGCAGCCAATGAGAGATCATCGCTTGGCGAGCGGGCAGGGAAGGAAGACCAACCAGAATCCTCTTCTCTAGCCTCCTCAGCATAGCGTGGTCCAGTTCCCTGACCAAGCAGGTGACAGGTGGCTTCAGAATTTACAAACTAAAACATCAGATATTAAAAATGTCCCTTTCTGGCTtcattttaacataaaaaaaaaactttcatgagATGAAAAGACTTGAAATCTTTTTACAAGTGAGATTTTTAGAGGCGAGTTTTTAATAACACCACAGCAACCGGTCAGTCATGAGTCTGTTTATCTTGGAGCGTTACCACGGCAGATTGGAAGCAGCCAACACGAACACCAGGTCATCGGATCTTGACAGTCCGTCCATCTGAACCAGCAGCTCTGTCTTCATCCTGCGACTGCCCTCGTGCTccccactgaaaacacacacacacacacacactgaacaaaagtGCCTGAGTCTTCCCTTCAAACCACTGAAATGTCAGACTGAATGACACAAATGAACagagtgattcaattttcaaggtcataggtcaaagtcaggaaaaatccctatcctttaacattgaacaaattgtcAAAAATTCAGAACTGTCAGAAaagatcaaatgtctttcatatttgagagtgttctgtaggatggtatcctttgtcGCAGAGCTGGGACAAAGTCattatcaagtcactctcaagtcatgaatcagcaagtctcaagtcataatgaccaccaattgattgcaagctgacttgagtcttgacttgggacttgcagattgatgacttgacagtgacttcatcccacctctgctttgTCAACTGGCAAATTGATCCGGATCTGGTTCAGATTACaaaatttgtggccatttaagtttaacattgaaacccccatttaatgtatactagtgtgttgcccatggggatccacgggctctacattgggtagtgtttataaaataggtagctgacatttttcaagggtggtaataaattaagcaaagcttgtgtaatgtgttggaatggcatgtgagtccagaatgtttttagaaccttatacctcaatttttagaagaggacctcaacccttttatttcctgttaattatgtaattttttaaatttactgtattagtatatttataaattgtttaggttcttgttatcatatacatactattattttattttttacttcgaTTTTGTCACTTGatatttaaatggaccacaatggaaataagtgttttcactttcttgtgtcatccatctatttttaacgtatttacaattagcttatgtacttacattgaacttacataCTCAGTTACTaatacttttaatataaagataacATGTCACCccatgctggaatggcatgtgagtccaaaacGTAGTTGGCAACatccatcccttaccaaaaagtagtatatgcaagtatgtttcaagtatacttatagtttactttttatatacttatcagtactattttttggtaagggattctTCAGTGTTTTTACCTAATATCTGTAGCTTTTCCCAAAATATTTGTCCCATCAACTTTCcactttcacagtgttcatccttgacccaaaatacataagcataccaaacggcaaatgtctgtGATCGAAGCTGCACACACGCACAACTGCTGTGAacgggtgcttttaatttgacaaaaaaaaaaaaaaagacggtgGCAGAAGGCATTAaaaccactacacatttcactcatgctaccaacatgagacttaacgcactcatggtaagagccacataacacttaactaaactaaactaaatgaactacaaaagcacaataaattaataacaatTTCAAACTAACAtgaagcacaataacatttaaacctgaaactcccatggtgcattgcagcacaatgtccattgtttactggttagataaaattgctaatttctccaaaaatatttgtccaactttctgtttttgcagcattcatccttgacccaaaatacataagtataccaaacagcaagtgtcagttctccccagtttttgtgtgatcgaagccatgctcacgcacaaacacacacatacacacacagaggccacttggctattataatatagattttacattatatcttaattaaacatcccccaatcactttcatatatgaaagtgaggtgcagactggcagtcattctggcactcactatcgcttgacaaagtttgattggatctgatctggattgtggattttgcagacatttgattttaatattgaaaagttcatttggtgtacattttgaattatatcttaatcaaaagtgcctcagtcactctcatttgtgacaatgaggcgcaaactggcactctcaatgaacagactaggtttgatccacatctgatccgcaCTGCGGATTTAGcaaatatttgatttttaaaaagcccttttgatctatattttgtattatactcGTATTTTAGCTTAtgcaaagccacttctaacaggactttgaacttAAATTGTTTTTCCAAGGAAATTAATTTCCAAGCAAATTATAAGGCAATGAGGACAAGAGAAAAAGCAATAAAAGTTAAAATCCTaaggatgtgtctgccacctgctggatgattcGTGCATgcaggattgatgatggattaggagcaggtgtggttgtccgtCAGACAGAACTTCTATAGGAAATGTGTCATTTCCAAGTGatatttaattcatttgaaataacCTTACAGAAAGGATTTCATAAGAACcgctgaagcagacacttctttctCGCCGTTGTACTCAACACGGTTTGTGTTACATGTGGCTTGACATGAACTTGTTAATTTCTTTAATGTTTAAAGTCTAGGTCTGGTGGCTACCCAGATCACTGAATGCTTGACAATCATTGGTCATCAATAATTGTTTATCGATGTAACAAATCTCACCCTGGGCTGGTTCCTCTCTGGCCCATCACGGACTCCAGCTCATCCAAGAAGATGGTGGATGGGGCATGGTACCTGGCCAGCTCAAATAGGACCTGCAGACATGTAACCATGACAACCAGCCCTTCTCTACTCAAAGGGAatgctgagagattttgaggacGCACCCTGACCAGTTTCTCAGAGTCTCCTCTCCACTTGCTGACGATGCTGGAGGCTGAGATGTTGAAGAAGGTTGTCTTGCACTCTGTGGCCACGGCCTTGGCCAGCAGCGTCTTACCTGTTCCTGCATGGGACACTTTAAAAGTAGGATCTGCTGCTCCTGACTGTTCATCGTCAGCACTCCAAGTGAAGGCTCTTACCTGGAGGACCGTACAGGAGCAGACCTTTCCACGGAGACAGGATGCCTGTAAACAGCTGTGGATACTGCAGAGGACAAAAGATTCACACTTAACCTGATAAAGATTTGGAGCCATGTTTTAAAAAACTCCTACCAAAGGTCTCACCAGGTCAGTGTTCAGAGCAGCTAAAGCGTAAAAGGTTCTCATGGTTTTTCAGTTTTGTGGTTTCGCGGGTGAGTTGTAGATGTCGAAATTTCATTCAACTTTTCCAACACTTAATGATCTTTATAACAGGCTTTCAAGTGATGTCTTATCTCCAATATGAGCCTGAAGCCAACTTTGgcctaattggtaccacttaaaggGACCAAACGGTGCTAACAATCCAGCCTTGGTATAACACAGCCTACGTGAAATGTATGGCGGCCATCCCAGTGGGACAGCTGAATTTAAAATttattcaatcatattgaaacatataccacattatttgtgtgatcataaaggttccaaaaatgtatagttaaacctatctatgactgaatgttctggggttatgaggtaaaaatggtgacaatgtcaatttcagtttggatAGGGGTTTTTGGGATCATTACGATCAGATAAAGAATTATTAACTGAGCGTGAGGTTAATAATTCGTTTATTATATGGTTATTATATATAAATAGAGACACGCAAACTTAGGgtatcacccgaatatgaaagctgctgacgtttTTGGGCTCACAGTCcgacctgtttgcttcacctccatgaagaagttGCTAACAGATGGCCCGGTCgttagatgctgtttagatatttatggagcatGTTCATGTCGGACTTGGATTttctaatctgtttttttttttttttttgctgtctgtTTTGGAAAAAATGTAATACGTGATCCGAACCGATCATAGttatggtctgatatgggaaaatatcaaaccagaaa is a window of Thalassophryne amazonica chromosome 17, fThaAma1.1, whole genome shotgun sequence DNA encoding:
- the katnal2 gene encoding katanin p60 ATPase-containing subunit A-like 2, encoding MKISHQIREADELRTETRRKSLLILIYHHLQTLGYMDAAVALDQETNGGVRKFEWRVELEECWNEEDSVFHCENIFRKSVCLKHHRVEAEQSGPTPRQRADPLCVRRFSEFGLMFCLLLEVDRWGDGTINRKGQLTDCRGLIQGTSCESEHMERLLKPLSGFSGLDSEMRELAAVISRDIYLHSPNVRWEDIIGLGDAKRLVKEAVVYPIKYPQLFTGILSPWKGLLLYGPPGTGKTLLAKAVATECKTTFFNISASSIVSKWRGDSEKLVRVLFELARYHAPSTIFLDELESVMGQRGTSPGGEHEGSRRMKTELLVQMDGLSRSDDLVFVLAASNLPWELDHAMLRRLEKRILVGLPSLPARQAMISHWLPSHSTTGGVELQTELDYETLAKAMDGYSGSDVRLVCKEAAMRPVRKIFDVLESHSDAHAVMSAIRLQPVTTVDFLEVIAHTKPSARNLIDRYTAWETEYESV